The following DNA comes from Flavobacteriales bacterium.
GCGTCAAGGAAATTCTGCCGGTGAGGTGCTTGCCGGCCCAAGCTCTTTTGACAATCAACTCTGGCAGATGATCGAGGACTTGGTCTGCGAGCCTTCTGATCTAGCAGAGAATGCAGGCGTACAACTGAGCATCTTTCCCAATCCGGTCACAGATGAGATACAGATCAGCACTTCGGCCACGATACTCGCTTATCGTGTGCGGGATATACACGGTCGACCCAAGGGTTCGAAGCGACCTTTGATCGAAGGGCCTATCGACTGTTCGCACTTGGCACAAGGAGTCTATCTGCTCGAGCTTGAGACCACGGGAGGCATGATCAGGAAGACTTTCGTCAAGAACTGAGGCATTCTTTCGATATTCGTTCGAAGTCCTTGCGAGAAGGAAGAACGACCGACAATTACTCACATGCTAGACATCCAATCGGACGAACACTTCATGAAACAGGCCTTGGTAGAGGCCCAAAAGGCCTATGAAGCCGATGAAGTGCCTGTGGGTGCGGTCATTGTGGCCAAGGAGCGGGTGATCGCCCGGGCCCATAATCTCACTGAGATGCTCAACGATGTCACGGCCCATGCGGAGTTGCAAGCATTCACGGCAGCGGCTGATTTCATCGGAGGCAAATACCTGAAAGGGTGTACACTCTACGTGACCTTGGAACCCTGTGTCATGTGTGCTGGAGCCTTGTATTGGACGCAGATCGATCATCTGGTGATAGGAGCACGGGATC
Coding sequences within:
- a CDS encoding nucleoside deaminase, encoding MLDIQSDEHFMKQALVEAQKAYEADEVPVGAVIVAKERVIARAHNLTEMLNDVTAHAELQAFTAAADFIGGKYLKGCTLYVTLEPCVMCAGALYWTQIDHLVIGARDQKRGFSTKQDPLLHPRTTVQYGVMEEECAELLTRFFSEKRRLDRLT